The nucleotide window GTAATCGAAGACAACCCCGACATGAGAGCGTTCCTTCGGCGCGTTCTCGAGCACCAGGGCTGTTCGGTCATGGAGGCAGCGGATGGGACCGGCGGGATTTCGATGGCCCGGGAGCACCAGCCGTCACTTATCCTCATGGACCTGTCTCTACCTGATCAGGACGGCCTGGAAGCGATAAAAAGGCTCAAGTCAGATCCGCTGACCAGAGACATTCCTGTTGTGGCGGTGACCGCGCGTGCCCATCCGGTGGATGAAATTCGAGCTCTTGATGCCGGCTGCGACGGTTATCTGAACAAACCCTACAGCCTTCGCGAATTCATTGAACTGGTGAACAGGTTCCTGAAGCGGGACCCGGTAGATTGAAGAGAAAAAAGGTTGCTGCTGAGGCGTCTCTGTGGTATACTGCCGCATCATGCGCAGTGCCAGTCGATCATCCTCCAATTGGCGACCTATCATAGTGCCTTTTCTGGTGCTGGCCGCGGTGAGTCTTGCCT belongs to Chloroflexota bacterium and includes:
- a CDS encoding response regulator, whose amino-acid sequence is MTAAQAQSPENDGKDNIFQRPGEVEPQVLVIEDNPDMRAFLRRVLEHQGCSVMEAADGTGGISMAREHQPSLILMDLSLPDQDGLEAIKRLKSDPLTRDIPVVAVTARAHPVDEIRALDAGCDGYLNKPYSLREFIELVNRFLKRDPVD